One stretch of Burkholderia pyrrocinia DNA includes these proteins:
- a CDS encoding ABC transporter substrate-binding protein: MKRLIAAVSIALLAVSAGPAAAKDWTTIRFGTDASYAPFESKAPDGKLVGFDIDLGNEICARLKAKCVWLENDFDGMIPALKAKKFDAVLSSMSITPQRAEQIGFTTKIYNQPTRLVVKKGSPLLPTAESLKGKSIGVEQGTTQESYAKAYWGKQGANVVSYQNQDGVYADLTSGRLDAALQDEVQAAIGFLKSPRGANYQFVGPELVDEKVLGIGAGIGLRKEDTDLKAKIDRAIVDMVKDGTYKRLASKYFDFDIYGG; encoded by the coding sequence ATGAAGAGACTGATTGCCGCTGTTTCGATCGCCCTGCTCGCGGTATCCGCAGGCCCCGCCGCTGCGAAGGACTGGACCACGATCCGCTTCGGCACCGACGCCAGCTACGCGCCGTTCGAGTCGAAGGCGCCCGACGGCAAGCTCGTCGGCTTCGACATCGACCTCGGCAACGAGATCTGCGCGCGCCTGAAGGCGAAGTGCGTGTGGCTCGAGAACGATTTCGACGGGATGATTCCGGCGCTGAAGGCGAAGAAGTTCGACGCGGTGCTGTCGTCGATGTCGATCACGCCGCAGCGCGCGGAGCAGATCGGCTTCACGACGAAGATCTACAACCAGCCGACGCGGCTCGTCGTGAAGAAGGGCTCGCCGCTGCTGCCGACGGCCGAATCGCTGAAGGGCAAGTCGATCGGCGTCGAGCAGGGCACGACGCAGGAAAGCTATGCGAAGGCGTACTGGGGCAAGCAAGGCGCGAACGTCGTGTCGTACCAGAACCAGGACGGCGTATATGCGGACCTGACCTCGGGCCGCCTCGACGCGGCACTCCAGGATGAGGTGCAGGCCGCGATCGGGTTCCTGAAATCGCCGCGCGGCGCGAACTACCAGTTCGTCGGGCCCGAACTCGTCGACGAAAAGGTGCTCGGCATCGGCGCCGGCATCGGGCTGCGCAAGGAAGACACCGACCTGAAGGCGAAGATCGACCGCGCGATCGTCGACATGGTCAAGGACGGCACCTACAAGCGGCTCGCGTCGAAGTACTTCGACTTCGACATCTACGGCGGCTGA
- a CDS encoding MbcA/ParS/Xre antitoxin family protein codes for MSQPAYDSHSAPPQASFAQMSAAGLRAFFNIARDWELTIDEQIVLLGSPGRSTFFKWKAAPESARLPRDTLERLSLLLGIYKALQILLPQPAAADAWVKRPNDAAPFGGKRALDRMLAGNVGDLVAVRQYLDAMRGGWA; via the coding sequence ATGTCACAGCCTGCCTACGATTCGCATTCCGCCCCGCCGCAGGCTTCGTTTGCGCAGATGTCGGCGGCCGGCCTGCGTGCATTTTTCAACATCGCGCGCGACTGGGAACTGACGATCGACGAGCAGATCGTGCTGCTCGGGTCGCCCGGCCGTTCGACGTTCTTCAAGTGGAAGGCGGCGCCGGAATCGGCGCGGCTGCCGCGCGATACGCTCGAGCGGCTGTCGCTGCTGCTCGGCATCTACAAGGCGCTGCAGATCCTGCTGCCGCAGCCGGCCGCGGCCGACGCATGGGTCAAGCGGCCCAACGATGCGGCTCCGTTCGGCGGCAAGCGCGCACTCGACCGGATGCTGGCCGGCAACGTCGGCGATCTGGTCGCCGTCCGGCAATATCTCGACGCGATGCGAGGTGGCTGGGCGTGA
- a CDS encoding RES family NAD+ phosphorylase — translation MPIEAKQWPTTAVDWAPAYRVIPTRFPAINLFDRVASADDFDALYALESLTNDRIRNEVGTLDLVPPAERRYGLGWGPIMAAFTHLNPQGSRFSDGSYGVFYCARSRDTAIAETRYHGALFLAATKEPPMRQQMRLYTVFAQGDVADVRTWPQRDPALLHPLDYSAGQALGRAVRNAGGAGIVYPSVRDPGGECLAAFRTALLRDCHHAAYLEYNWNGSAVDAVFELNQVG, via the coding sequence ATGCCGATCGAAGCAAAACAATGGCCCACGACCGCCGTCGACTGGGCGCCTGCCTATCGTGTGATCCCCACCCGTTTCCCTGCCATCAACCTGTTCGACCGCGTCGCGTCGGCGGACGATTTCGACGCGCTGTACGCGCTCGAATCGCTGACCAACGACCGCATCCGCAACGAAGTCGGCACGCTCGACCTCGTGCCGCCCGCCGAGCGTCGCTACGGGCTGGGCTGGGGGCCGATCATGGCCGCGTTCACGCACCTGAATCCGCAGGGCAGCCGTTTTTCCGACGGCAGCTACGGCGTGTTCTACTGCGCCCGCTCGCGCGACACCGCGATCGCCGAAACGCGCTATCACGGCGCGCTGTTCCTGGCCGCGACGAAGGAGCCGCCGATGCGCCAGCAGATGCGGCTCTACACGGTGTTCGCGCAGGGCGACGTGGCCGACGTGCGCACGTGGCCGCAGCGCGATCCCGCATTGCTGCATCCACTCGATTACAGCGCGGGGCAGGCGCTCGGCCGCGCGGTGCGCAACGCGGGCGGCGCGGGGATCGTCTATCCGTCGGTGCGCGACCCGGGTGGCGAGTGTCTGGCTGCATTCCGCACCGCGCTGCTGCGCGACTGCCATCACGCGGCCTACCTCGAATACAACTGGAACGGCTCGGCCGTCGACGCGGTGTTCGAACTGAACCAGGTCGGCTAG
- a CDS encoding metallophosphoesterase, translated as MTATASLCRHPANTAGRDFVVGDLHGCVDVLRALLHDIRFDPARDRLFSVGDLVDRGPASETALDLLDRPWCHVVRGNHEEVLSLVSHGKLPPDAWRGIGGDWGADLPPERLHAHAARVDALPLVRVIGDGPERFNVLHAEFFGSDADLDTGSYSHDVRERLIWGRDLVQGLADPARQAGLSLTCTGHTPVRAPQRIGAQWFIDTGAFAPSGRLTLAEPRTGSTWSMTQAEARERHAGDWPLP; from the coding sequence ATGACTGCCACCGCCTCCCTCTGCCGCCACCCCGCGAACACGGCCGGCCGCGACTTCGTCGTCGGCGACCTGCACGGCTGCGTGGACGTGCTGCGCGCGCTGCTGCACGACATCCGCTTCGATCCGGCCCGCGACCGCCTGTTCTCGGTCGGCGATCTCGTCGACCGCGGCCCCGCGTCCGAAACCGCGCTCGACCTGCTCGACCGCCCGTGGTGCCACGTCGTGCGCGGCAATCACGAGGAAGTGCTGAGCCTCGTGTCGCACGGCAAGCTGCCGCCCGACGCGTGGCGCGGGATCGGCGGCGACTGGGGCGCCGACCTGCCGCCGGAACGGCTGCACGCGCATGCGGCACGCGTCGACGCGCTGCCGCTGGTGCGCGTGATCGGCGACGGCCCCGAGCGCTTCAACGTACTGCATGCGGAATTTTTCGGGTCGGACGCCGACCTCGATACGGGCAGCTATTCGCACGACGTGCGCGAACGGCTGATCTGGGGCCGCGATCTGGTCCAGGGGCTCGCCGATCCGGCGCGGCAGGCCGGACTGTCGCTGACCTGCACCGGGCACACGCCCGTGCGCGCGCCGCAGCGGATCGGCGCGCAGTGGTTCATCGACACCGGCGCGTTCGCGCCTTCCGGGCGGCTCACGCTCGCCGAGCCGCGCACCGGCAGCACGTGGTCGATGACGCAGGCCGAGGCGCGCGAACGCCACGCGGGCGACTGGCCGCTGCCTTAG
- a CDS encoding DUF1345 domain-containing protein → MTFYPQVLRNRPRMVAAFVAGLLCAVLLPFPLRLTARTLIGWDCAVWLYLVLMWVRMVTAHHHKVREVAIREDENATTVLTVVCLATVASVAAIAIELATAKSVGFRAGLSHYAITGATLFGAWFLIPTIFTLHYARLYYGSPSSDRALRFPDRNPEPDYWDFLYFAFTLAVASQTADISLANRSARRAVLAQSILSFYFNMAVLGLSINVAAGLLS, encoded by the coding sequence ATGACGTTTTATCCGCAGGTATTACGCAACCGGCCGCGCATGGTCGCGGCGTTCGTCGCGGGCTTGCTGTGCGCGGTGCTGCTGCCGTTTCCGCTGCGTCTGACCGCACGTACGCTGATCGGCTGGGATTGCGCGGTCTGGCTGTATCTCGTGCTGATGTGGGTGCGCATGGTCACCGCGCATCATCACAAGGTGCGCGAAGTCGCGATCCGCGAGGACGAAAACGCGACGACCGTGCTGACCGTCGTGTGCCTCGCGACCGTCGCGAGCGTGGCCGCGATCGCGATCGAGCTCGCGACCGCCAAGAGCGTCGGCTTCCGCGCGGGGCTCAGCCATTACGCGATCACGGGCGCGACGCTGTTCGGCGCGTGGTTCCTGATTCCGACGATCTTCACGCTGCACTATGCGCGGCTCTATTACGGCTCGCCGAGCAGCGACCGCGCGCTGCGCTTCCCGGACCGGAACCCCGAACCCGATTACTGGGATTTCCTGTATTTCGCGTTCACGCTCGCGGTCGCGTCGCAGACCGCCGACATATCGCTGGCGAACCGCTCCGCGCGGCGCGCGGTGCTCGCGCAGTCGATCCTGTCGTTCTACTTCAACATGGCCGTGCTCGGGCTGTCGATCAACGTCGCGGCGGGGTTGCTGAGTTGA
- a CDS encoding glutathione S-transferase: MLTVHHLNNSRSQRVLWLLEELDVPYEILRYERDPKTMLAPPALRAIHPLGKSPVVTDDGRTFAESGAIIEYLVERYGSGRLAPPPGTPERHDFTYWLHYAEGSAMPPLLLKLVALRIAHAPMPFFARPIARKIAATLQSGFVDPQIALHLGHIDGALNRTGWFVGDGFSAADIQMSFPLEAATARGGGSRYPAIARFLDTIHARPAYRRALERGGPYDLLK, translated from the coding sequence ATGCTCACCGTCCATCACCTGAACAACTCGCGCTCGCAGCGCGTGCTCTGGCTGCTCGAAGAACTGGATGTGCCGTACGAGATCCTGCGCTACGAGCGCGATCCGAAAACGATGCTCGCGCCGCCCGCGCTGCGCGCGATCCATCCGCTCGGCAAGTCGCCCGTCGTCACCGACGACGGCCGCACGTTCGCCGAATCGGGCGCGATCATCGAGTACCTGGTCGAACGCTACGGTAGCGGACGCCTCGCGCCGCCGCCCGGCACGCCCGAGCGGCACGACTTCACGTACTGGCTCCACTACGCGGAAGGGTCGGCGATGCCGCCGCTGTTGCTCAAGCTCGTCGCGCTGCGGATCGCGCATGCGCCGATGCCGTTCTTCGCACGGCCGATCGCGCGCAAGATCGCCGCCACGCTGCAGTCGGGCTTCGTCGATCCGCAGATCGCGCTGCATCTCGGCCATATCGACGGCGCGCTGAATCGCACCGGCTGGTTCGTCGGCGACGGCTTCAGCGCGGCCGACATCCAGATGAGCTTTCCGCTCGAAGCCGCGACCGCGCGCGGCGGCGGCAGCCGGTATCCCGCGATCGCGCGCTTTCTCGACACGATCCACGCGCGGCCGGCGTACCGGCGGGCACTGGAACGCGGCGGTCCGTACGACCTGCTCAAGTAA
- a CDS encoding class I SAM-dependent methyltransferase, with the protein MSLPASAAKFDPARAHEYAEQSRIALAGYDACHELTACMLASAIGVPDARILVAGAGGTGQEICVAAALEQGWQFTAVDPSAPMLALARTNVETAGCGARTTFVEDNVDALPGAPAFDGATLIGVLHHVPGDAAKAALLHAIARRLKPGAPLVLAGNHRRYADHPRLLDAWQQRWRMKGATPDAVRAQLAKILQGADPPASEEAVFGLLRDAGFDAPLRFFASLFWGAWIAVRRA; encoded by the coding sequence ATGTCGCTTCCCGCCAGCGCCGCGAAATTCGATCCGGCACGCGCACACGAATACGCCGAACAATCGCGCATCGCGCTCGCCGGCTACGATGCCTGCCACGAACTGACCGCATGCATGCTCGCGTCGGCGATCGGCGTGCCCGATGCGCGGATACTCGTCGCGGGCGCGGGCGGCACGGGGCAGGAAATCTGCGTGGCGGCCGCGCTCGAGCAGGGCTGGCAATTCACGGCCGTCGACCCGTCCGCGCCGATGCTCGCGCTCGCGCGCACGAACGTCGAAACCGCCGGCTGCGGTGCGCGCACGACATTCGTCGAGGACAACGTCGATGCGCTGCCCGGCGCCCCCGCGTTCGACGGCGCAACGCTGATCGGCGTGCTGCATCATGTCCCGGGCGACGCTGCGAAGGCGGCGCTGCTGCACGCAATCGCGCGACGCCTGAAGCCAGGCGCGCCGCTCGTGCTCGCCGGCAATCATCGCCGCTACGCGGACCACCCTCGCCTGCTCGACGCGTGGCAGCAACGCTGGCGCATGAAGGGCGCCACGCCCGACGCCGTGCGCGCGCAACTCGCGAAGATCCTGCAGGGCGCCGATCCGCCCGCATCCGAGGAAGCCGTGTTCGGCCTGCTGCGCGACGCGGGCTTCGATGCGCCGCTGCGTTTTTTCGCGAGCCTGTTCTGGGGTGCGTGGATCGCGGTGCGGCGCGCATAA
- a CDS encoding DUF3459 domain-containing protein, which translates to MSDCPHDPYAQHYIHCLPFGAQPCGALGTTQRTHFRVWAPGSTQVQLELDTGYGPTLVPMTAAGTNWFEVFADCGAGARYRYRLDDAVSIPDPASRSQPEGLNGPSEVVDPRAFTWRNTFWRGRAWEDMALYAIRPHAVGGFAGVRRRLPQLARLGVTALELLASPHDSLPFAPLAVEGGPDALKALIDDAHGFGLAVLLELDYARFGSGTDALRHFTEPFFHTRDDPLQAPPLALDHPDVCDFFCDNALYWIDEYRCDGLRLREADRIGVSWLREIADRVRAAVPADRFIHLVLGSERHPAHLADTHFDAQWNGCGERALHRLTGRDTSAHEGISTHQSIHTLARALTAAGAAFQPAAPAEGMAAETGLSLTSLVLSDGAWRDCGQGERGQEAGLAGLALSLLTPQIPLIFDETACDADRAHFVQSALAVRAKLIAPRLSDCRPQDAHALKADGDGDADALLASWRLADDETLTIALNLSPDAVPFDAPRGQVVFETPARARDRVDEGELPPYSLVAWLTGDVNRYALTHDVRRIDDGSWRGARPNLNA; encoded by the coding sequence ATGTCCGATTGTCCGCACGATCCGTACGCGCAGCACTACATTCATTGTTTGCCGTTTGGCGCGCAGCCCTGTGGCGCGCTCGGCACGACACAGCGCACGCATTTTCGCGTGTGGGCGCCGGGCAGCACGCAGGTCCAGCTCGAACTCGATACCGGCTACGGCCCGACGCTCGTCCCGATGACGGCCGCCGGCACGAACTGGTTCGAAGTGTTCGCCGATTGCGGCGCGGGTGCGCGTTACCGCTATCGCCTCGACGATGCCGTGTCGATTCCCGATCCCGCGTCGCGCTCGCAACCCGAAGGGCTCAACGGCCCGAGCGAGGTCGTCGATCCGCGCGCGTTCACGTGGCGCAACACGTTCTGGCGCGGGCGCGCGTGGGAAGACATGGCGCTCTACGCGATTCGCCCGCATGCGGTGGGCGGCTTCGCCGGCGTGCGCCGCCGCCTGCCGCAGCTCGCGCGCCTCGGCGTGACCGCGCTGGAACTGCTCGCATCGCCGCACGACAGCCTGCCGTTCGCGCCGCTTGCCGTCGAAGGCGGCCCCGATGCGCTGAAGGCGCTGATCGACGACGCTCACGGCTTCGGCCTCGCGGTGCTGCTGGAACTCGACTACGCGCGCTTCGGCAGCGGCACCGACGCGCTGCGCCACTTCACGGAGCCGTTCTTCCATACCCGCGACGATCCGCTGCAGGCGCCGCCGCTGGCGCTCGATCATCCGGACGTCTGCGATTTCTTCTGCGACAACGCGCTGTACTGGATCGACGAATACCGTTGCGACGGGCTGCGCCTGCGCGAGGCCGACCGGATCGGCGTGTCGTGGCTGCGCGAGATCGCGGACCGCGTGCGCGCGGCCGTGCCGGCCGACCGGTTCATCCATCTCGTGCTCGGCAGCGAGCGGCATCCGGCGCATCTCGCCGATACCCATTTCGATGCGCAGTGGAACGGTTGCGGCGAACGCGCGCTGCACCGGCTGACGGGGCGCGACACATCGGCCCACGAAGGCATTTCCACGCACCAGTCGATCCATACGCTCGCCCGCGCGCTGACCGCGGCCGGCGCGGCGTTTCAGCCGGCCGCGCCGGCAGAAGGCATGGCCGCCGAAACCGGGCTGTCGTTGACGTCGCTGGTGCTGTCCGATGGCGCGTGGCGCGACTGCGGCCAGGGCGAGCGAGGGCAGGAGGCCGGCCTGGCCGGGCTCGCGCTGTCGCTGCTCACGCCGCAAATCCCGCTGATCTTCGACGAAACCGCGTGCGACGCCGATCGCGCGCATTTCGTGCAGTCGGCGCTCGCGGTGCGCGCGAAGCTGATCGCGCCGCGGCTGTCCGATTGCCGGCCGCAGGACGCGCATGCGCTGAAGGCGGACGGCGACGGCGATGCCGACGCGCTGCTCGCGTCATGGCGCCTTGCTGACGACGAGACGCTGACGATCGCATTGAATCTGTCGCCCGACGCGGTGCCGTTCGATGCGCCGAGAGGGCAGGTCGTGTTCGAGACGCCGGCGCGTGCGCGCGACCGGGTCGATGAAGGGGAATTGCCGCCGTACTCGCTCGTTGCGTGGCTGACGGGTGACGTCAACCGGTACGCACTCACGCACGACGTGCGTCGCATCGACGACGGCTCGTGGCGCGGGGCGCGTCCGAACCTGAACGCCTGA
- a CDS encoding thiamine phosphate synthase encodes MNATLPRCCVITPEPASASAADCDAFLDRLSAVLARGETLVQLRVKSLDAAAFARLAAAALARCDAAGAHLMLNGPIDAAGVMRLDGAGWHLDGTALRAAAQRPLPAGRWVSAACHTRDDLLLAARAGADFVTLSPVLPTLSHPGAPALGWNRFDALAAQAAMPVYALGGMTRAHLDDARRHGAYGIAGIRGFW; translated from the coding sequence ATGAACGCAACGCTGCCGCGCTGCTGCGTGATCACGCCGGAACCGGCGTCCGCGTCGGCGGCCGATTGCGATGCGTTCCTCGACCGGCTGTCGGCCGTGCTCGCGCGCGGCGAGACGCTCGTGCAACTGCGCGTGAAATCGCTCGATGCGGCCGCGTTCGCGCGGCTCGCCGCAGCGGCGCTCGCGCGCTGCGATGCAGCCGGCGCGCACCTGATGCTGAACGGCCCGATCGATGCAGCCGGCGTGATGCGGCTCGACGGCGCCGGCTGGCATCTCGACGGCACCGCGCTGCGCGCCGCCGCGCAGCGGCCGTTGCCGGCCGGACGATGGGTGTCCGCCGCCTGCCACACGCGTGACGACCTGCTGCTGGCCGCACGCGCCGGCGCGGACTTCGTCACGCTGTCGCCAGTGTTGCCGACGCTCAGCCACCCCGGTGCGCCGGCGCTCGGCTGGAACCGATTCGACGCGCTGGCCGCGCAGGCCGCGATGCCCGTCTACGCGCTCGGCGGGATGACGCGCGCGCATCTCGACGACGCGCGCCGTCACGGCGCGTACGGCATCGCGGGCATTCGCGGGTTCTGGTAA
- a CDS encoding hemolysin family protein: MLQIFALIGALFLVALNGFFVAAEFGLVKLRATRVKTLARKHGLRGRILGIVHGRLDAYLSACQLGITLASLGLGWVGEPAFAELIGPLLDLIGVQSERVVHLISLVFAFSLISFLHIVVGELAPKSMAIRQPEKIGLWVALPLYAFYWAMYPAIWVLNNSANAVLRLAGLSTDHGGDAHYSTDELKLILRSRRSTAGNAAQPARGTYSNDEWNTLAHSLDFSSMTVSDLMRPAHEMIGLRRDLPLPDNMEIVARHRFSRYPLFEDASREQVSGLIHLKDLLLARHAGAALEDLSDYVRPVQYVKPDTPALELFRRFRKGAPHFALVGNKGEKPIGFLTLDNLLGALVGQIHDEFRQGDADWSRLDDGTLMGKGSLPVVSLEQALGIDIDEGRAESVGGLVIQALSDLPTEGQRVSFDRFDVVVKKMNGPRIVLVRVYPKIAKEADE; the protein is encoded by the coding sequence TTGTTACAGATCTTCGCGCTCATCGGCGCGTTGTTCCTGGTGGCCCTGAACGGGTTCTTCGTTGCGGCCGAATTCGGCCTCGTCAAACTGCGCGCGACGCGCGTCAAGACCCTTGCCCGCAAGCACGGCCTGCGCGGGCGCATCCTCGGCATCGTGCATGGCCGGCTCGATGCGTATCTTTCCGCGTGCCAGCTCGGCATCACGCTCGCGTCGCTCGGCCTCGGCTGGGTCGGCGAACCGGCCTTCGCGGAACTGATCGGCCCGCTGCTCGACCTGATCGGCGTGCAGTCCGAACGCGTCGTGCACCTGATCTCGCTCGTGTTCGCGTTCTCGCTGATCTCGTTCCTGCACATCGTCGTCGGCGAGCTTGCGCCGAAATCGATGGCGATCCGCCAGCCCGAGAAGATCGGCCTGTGGGTCGCGCTGCCGCTCTATGCGTTCTACTGGGCGATGTATCCGGCGATCTGGGTGCTCAACAACAGCGCCAACGCGGTGCTGCGGCTCGCGGGGCTGTCGACCGACCACGGCGGTGACGCGCACTACTCGACCGACGAGCTGAAGCTGATCCTGCGCAGCCGCCGCAGCACGGCCGGCAACGCGGCACAGCCGGCGCGCGGCACGTACAGCAACGACGAGTGGAACACGCTCGCGCATTCGCTCGATTTTTCGTCGATGACCGTGTCGGACCTGATGCGGCCGGCCCATGAAATGATCGGCCTGCGGCGCGACCTGCCGCTGCCCGACAACATGGAGATCGTCGCGCGGCACCGCTTCAGCCGCTATCCGCTGTTCGAGGATGCGTCGCGCGAACAGGTGAGCGGGCTGATCCACCTGAAGGACCTGCTGCTCGCGCGTCACGCGGGCGCGGCGCTCGAAGACCTGTCCGACTACGTGCGCCCCGTGCAGTACGTGAAGCCCGACACCCCGGCACTCGAACTGTTCCGCCGCTTCCGCAAGGGCGCGCCGCACTTCGCGCTGGTCGGCAACAAGGGCGAGAAGCCGATCGGCTTCCTGACGCTCGACAACCTGCTCGGCGCGCTGGTCGGCCAGATCCACGACGAGTTCCGCCAGGGCGATGCCGACTGGAGCCGCCTCGACGACGGCACGCTGATGGGCAAGGGCAGCCTGCCCGTCGTGTCGCTCGAGCAGGCGCTCGGCATCGACATCGACGAAGGCCGTGCGGAATCGGTCGGCGGCCTCGTGATCCAGGCGCTCAGCGACCTGCCGACCGAAGGGCAGCGCGTGTCGTTCGACCGCTTCGACGTCGTCGTGAAGAAGATGAACGGGCCGCGCATCGTGCTCGTGCGCGTCTATCCGAAGATCGCGAAGGAGGCCGACGAATGA
- a CDS encoding sensor histidine kinase, whose protein sequence is MTSTSVDPAADLLRERAAHYATQAALFLRDQALSTASHDLRSPLNAMHSWAYVLERQLANADPNLQRALAGIRTGIDQQVTLIDDVLDAPRAETRTLAIAPRPFALRALLDDTLALVRFALADARQVALDATLPDDEPSLSADRERIAQALWTMLTAAVEASAAGSRVTFACTRDGAQFVARATCTVSAGALADPAQPHAFESFARREMLRERDAKRIAWALALCQRVALAHGGTFAHTAFADGATATITLAIPREAPV, encoded by the coding sequence GTGACGTCCACTTCCGTCGATCCCGCCGCCGACCTGCTGCGCGAACGCGCAGCGCACTACGCCACCCAGGCGGCGCTGTTCCTGCGCGACCAGGCGCTCTCCACCGCATCGCACGACCTGCGCAGCCCGCTGAACGCGATGCATAGCTGGGCGTACGTGCTCGAGCGCCAGCTCGCCAATGCCGATCCGAACCTGCAGCGCGCGCTTGCGGGCATCCGCACGGGCATCGACCAACAGGTGACGCTGATCGACGACGTGCTCGATGCGCCGCGCGCGGAAACGCGCACGCTCGCGATCGCGCCGCGGCCGTTCGCGCTGCGTGCGCTGCTCGACGACACGCTCGCGCTCGTCCGTTTTGCGCTCGCCGACGCACGGCAGGTCGCGCTCGACGCGACGCTGCCGGACGACGAACCGTCGCTGTCGGCCGACCGCGAACGCATCGCGCAGGCGCTCTGGACGATGCTGACGGCGGCCGTCGAGGCCAGCGCCGCCGGCAGCCGCGTGACATTCGCATGCACGCGCGACGGCGCGCAGTTCGTCGCGCGCGCCACCTGCACCGTGAGCGCCGGCGCACTCGCCGATCCTGCACAGCCGCATGCGTTCGAATCGTTCGCGCGACGCGAAATGCTGCGCGAGCGCGACGCGAAGCGAATCGCATGGGCACTCGCGCTGTGCCAGCGCGTCGCGCTCGCGCACGGCGGCACGTTCGCGCATACCGCGTTCGCCGACGGCGCGACCGCCACCATCACGCTCGCCATCCCCCGCGAGGCGCCGGTGTAA
- a CDS encoding DMT family transporter, whose protein sequence is MKSEARKHLRANLLMLAAAAIWGSAFVAQRLSLDVIGPFLFTGLRFLLGALVLVPLLMLNAASRAQLAAIRREPALLLPGLALGGLLAVSISLQQVGLQYTRVANAGFISSLYVVIVPLMGVFARHRIGAGTWFGALLAAIGLYFLSIDEHFSVLYGDWFQLAGAVIIAAHVMAVGHLAKRHDPLVLAFMQFVVCGVACLAVGLAVEPVSVAMLRGALPTLLYGGLLSVGVGYTLQVVAQRDAAPAHAAVIFSMEGVFAAVAGWAALNETLTLRALVGCALMLAGLLACQLLPNGDARKKDEDALPA, encoded by the coding sequence ATGAAGTCCGAAGCCCGCAAGCACCTCCGCGCCAACCTGCTGATGCTCGCCGCCGCCGCGATCTGGGGCTCTGCGTTCGTCGCGCAGCGACTGAGCCTCGACGTGATCGGGCCGTTCCTGTTCACGGGGCTGCGCTTCCTGCTCGGCGCGCTCGTGCTGGTTCCGCTGCTGATGCTGAACGCGGCATCGCGCGCGCAACTCGCGGCGATCCGCCGCGAGCCGGCGCTGCTGCTGCCGGGCCTCGCGCTCGGCGGGCTGCTCGCCGTGTCGATCTCGCTGCAGCAGGTCGGCCTGCAGTACACGCGGGTCGCGAACGCGGGCTTCATCAGCTCGCTGTACGTCGTGATCGTGCCGCTGATGGGCGTGTTCGCACGCCACCGGATCGGCGCAGGCACGTGGTTCGGCGCGCTGCTCGCGGCGATCGGCCTGTATTTCCTCAGCATCGACGAGCACTTTTCGGTGCTCTATGGCGACTGGTTCCAGCTCGCGGGCGCCGTCATCATCGCCGCGCACGTGATGGCGGTCGGCCATCTCGCGAAGCGTCACGATCCGCTCGTGCTCGCGTTCATGCAGTTCGTCGTCTGCGGCGTGGCGTGCCTCGCGGTCGGCCTGGCCGTCGAGCCGGTCAGCGTCGCGATGCTGCGCGGCGCGCTGCCGACGCTGCTGTACGGCGGGCTGCTGTCGGTCGGCGTCGGCTATACGCTGCAGGTCGTCGCGCAGCGCGACGCCGCGCCCGCGCACGCGGCCGTGATCTTCAGCATGGAAGGCGTGTTCGCGGCGGTCGCCGGCTGGGCCGCGCTCAACGAAACGCTGACGCTGCGCGCGCTCGTCGGCTGCGCGCTGATGCTGGCCGGCCTGCTCGCGTGCCAGTTGCTGCCGAACGGCGACGCACGGAAAAAGGACGAAGACGCGCTGCCGGCGTGA